The following coding sequences are from one Musa acuminata AAA Group cultivar baxijiao chromosome BXJ2-4, Cavendish_Baxijiao_AAA, whole genome shotgun sequence window:
- the LOC103980469 gene encoding probable transcription factor KAN2 yields MELFPAQPDLSLQISPPNTTQASAWRKAGENMDLGFWSSSSSYNNRKSITGPCTAMASDTAFGLSLASPGATDCSSARDSLLLRPHPHYQHHHLHFHHHHHPLLQEAGFREDLGVLKPIRGIPVYQHKPSFPLVPLHQQQQQQQPCDSSSTSNFSPFAATQGLSRSRFLPTRFPGKRSMRAPRMRWTTTLHARFVHAVELLGGHERATPKSVLELMDVKDLTLAHVKSHLQMYRTVKNTDKPAVSSGQSDGFENGSTGEICDDNSPDNPDQRGPGSTAAKTMQHGVGLWSNSSRGGCFPGTPGESTAGSMHLFKKDLRSKSLEMYSDMNSSCLSETLSSSMPNLEFTLGRSQ; encoded by the exons ATGGAGCTGTTTCCAGCACAGCCAGATTTGTCTCTCCAAATCAGCCCACCCAACACCACACAAGCATCTGCTTGGAGGAAGGCTGGTGAGAACATGGACTTAGGGTtttggagcagcagcagcagctacaaCAACAGGAAGAGCATCACCGGCCCTTGCACAGCCATGGCCAGCGATACCGCTTTCGGCCTCTCCTTAGCGAGCCCCGGCGCCACAGACTGCAGCAGCGCAAGGGACAGCCTGCTTCTCCGTCCCCATCCTCACTACCAACACCACCACCTCcacttccaccaccaccaccacccgctGCTGCAGGAGGCTGGGTTTCGCGAGGACCTCGGCGTGCTGAAGCCCATTAGGGGAATCCCAGTCTACCAGCACAAGCCTTCCTTCCCTTTAGTCCCACTGcatcaacagcagcagcagcagcagccgtgTGACTCTTCTTCCACCTCTAATTTCTCTCCCTTCGCTGCAACACAAGGCTTGTCGAGATCACGGTTCCTGCCGACGAGGTTCCCTGGAAAACGGAGCATGAGAGCGCCGAGAATGCGGTGGACGACGACGCTCCACGCCCGCTTCGTCCATGCCGTGGAGCTGTTGGGAGGGCACGAGA GAGCCACGCCCAAGTCGGTTCTCGAGCTCATGGATGTGAAAGATCTCACCTTGGCTCATGTGAAATCTCACTTGCAG ATGTATCGGACTGTCAAGAACACGGACAAACCAGCAGTTTCTTCAG GCCAATCCGACGGGTTCGAGAACGGGTCAACCGGAGAGATCTGTGACGACAATTCACCCGACAACCCAGATCAACGTGGACCGGGATCGACGGCGGCGAAGACGATGCAGCATGGTGTCGGTCTCTGGAGCAATTCTTCGAG GGGTGGATGCTTTCCCGGCACGCCTGGCGAATCTACCGCAGGGAGTATGCATTTGTTCAAG AAGGACCTGCGGTCGAAAAGCTTGGAAATGTATTCGGATATGAACTCATCATGCCTGTCGGAGACATTGAGCTCAAGCATGCCCAATCTCGAGTTCACCTTGGGGAGGTCACAATGA